The Gadus macrocephalus chromosome 21, ASM3116895v1 genome has a segment encoding these proteins:
- the LOC132449627 gene encoding LOW QUALITY PROTEIN: 4-galactosyl-N-acetylglucosaminide 3-alpha-L-fucosyltransferase 9-like (The sequence of the model RefSeq protein was modified relative to this genomic sequence to represent the inferred CDS: inserted 1 base in 1 codon) translates to MALKETNPSKPTVTGCLRLLCGVIFTLGTLLTLYFTFIKSTLNGNCIPLPSYANRHYNPVQKVAKKPLILIWFWPEDLKFDLHDCKKHLNIDGCRLTDDRSLYLKAKEVIFFHDAIKDDLSNLPRRRRPAFQRWIWLNLQPPANTRRIEGADNLFNLSLNFRKDADIQVRWDLTYNKILGEGPSLPKKEHLVCYIKGDKVADNSTGHSYYKELAKHIDIKVLGGFFMSWFQNTSFDAISSCKFQLAFEDLIYIDYITEKLNGPLAVGTVPVVLGPPRLNYEDFVPGDSFVHVNDFPNASSLADFLKRVXAYSRYFLWRQYFSAHRHPVTDNHKYLKAICTACDFSVRNRDYRVIRHLHKWYFR, encoded by the exons ATGGCGTTAAAGG AGACTAACCCCTCCAAACCGACAGTGACCGGATGTTTGAGGCTCTTATGCGGCGTGATATTTACACTGGGGACATTATTGACTTTGTATTTTACATTCATAAAGTCAACTCTGAATGGTAACTGCATCCCCCTCCCCAGTTACGCAAATCGTCACTACAATCCAGTCCAAAAAGTCGCAAAGAAACCCCTCATTTTGATATGGTTCTGGCCGGAAGACCTAAAGTTTGACTTGCACGACTGCAAGAAACACCTCAACATCGATGGCTGCCGTCTCACTGATGACCGATCCCTATACCTCAAAGCAAAGGAAGTGATTTTTTTTCACGATGCCATCAAAGATGATCTGTCCAACCTGCCCAGACGACGAAGGCCGGCCTTCCAGCGTTGGATATGGCTGAACCTGCAACCACCGGCCAACACGCGCAGAATAGAAGGCGCTGACAATCTTTTTAACCTCAGTCTGAACTTTCGCAAGGACGCCGATATTCAGGTGCGCTGGGACCTTACCTACAATAAGATCCTGGGCGAGGGGCCTTCACTGCCCAAGAAGGAGCATTTGGTGTGTTACATTAAAGGTGACAAGGTCGCAGACAACAGTACGGGGCACAGCTATTACAAAGAACTCGCCAAGCACATCGATATCAAGGTCTTGGGCGGTTTCTTCATGTCTTGGTTTCAAAACACCAGTTTTGACGCCATCAGCAGCTGCAAATTCCAACTTGCCTTTGAGGATTTAATTTACATAGACTACATCACAGAGAAACTGAACGGACCGCTGGCAGTTGGGACTGTACCTGTGGTACTTGGTCCCCCGAGGTTAAACTATGAGGACTTTGTGCCGGGCGACTCATTTGTCCACGTTAATGATTTCCCTAACGCCAGTTCCCTTGCAGACTTCCTGAAGAGGG CCGCATACAGCCGCTACTTTCTGTGGCGTCAATATTTTTCCGCACACCGCCACCCTGTTACAGATAACCATAAGTATCTGAAGGCCATCTGCACCGCGTGCGACTTTTCAGTGAGGAACAGGGACTACAGAGTCATTCGTCATCTGCACAAGTGGTATTTTCGTTAG
- the pcare2 gene encoding uncharacterized protein pcare2 — MGSSPSKGKLLPGPEAKPAIQAVEDVEQAEKKTCLKTDTHDEEVELPHTQDVLLLTPEDSKEEDPPPSADPDVAAVGTTESVAEMDSPPSGEIVCQEIVTDSTPVKTEKKKKPKGAEKRPQTEKQKAASCGTKVDLPPHMVRAHQAAYAYLNPNIAKYNTLLGLLDQAAQTHLSLQPMMGILVHRFEEINQALEEMAEEGELMMREHGDYMAWPATGKTAGPYVTPAVATNVPDPPPDLLQQLLQHSTEQMKLEGSSFQAMGNATLEEKVDYFASLSRLLSDKLRTKRAAEGRLVQVLLHVEQATMKGFHGDDITTTSEDSGIGGENESMAGSERHRCRHRGGSTGSGSCGSVGNVRALLDSPPNPFQNHWGLEDEEMEEEDEEEEENEEEEYDRPVRKRSNSSPPDPSRPLANVASEHPQNRRPLTALSSTQPKRCASAGGSEPIKELQQSQRDLDLRMRNRRRGRGDGGSTEPYCNLSRRQRQRSLSGSGADRGAFQLPDGLPVAGYAPRPPGRNSVRRLINTFSQGVDGRPGQQLANIPPHIKRPRRSGALLLPDIGTADKISNGNNNNNSWPDSKDDLDVDSLPPPPPEVLMDDSFQSTGQNPGRPVTFPRTRLSQRLRASGQNVNVLPNRATVSQNSAKSTKATKPDPEQDLDDDDVDPERATSSTLYQQAQKIIHLRNVAGSPTRRRQHLRQLDAVPPHHHCTAAPLHETGFTQCTPPVTAPPVSRVRLPPSCPSVHRRYPSSPQTAGLSRPSSPRMAASSRPSSPRTVVVSAADNNDSEEIVPMVAFSTARSIFCQKENQSGHDWTPSSGSTLPRLWGDPARGRQAARVEAGTGSRRTQSEQRSSVNSQLGMDARRTSSPPGSGGGCPLDFGAFS; from the exons ATGGGCAGTTCTCCCTCCAAGGGAAAGCTACTCCCGGGACCAGAGGCTAAACCGGCTATTCAGGCTGTAGAGGATGTGGAACAAGCAGAGAAGAAGACATGCTTAAAGACGGACACACATGATGAAGAGGTTGAACTACCCCACACACAAGATGTGCTACTCTTGACGCCAGAGGATTCCAAAGAAGAAGATCCACCGCCCTCAGCCGACCCTGATGTTGCGGCCGTCGGGACCACGGAGAGCGTTGCAGAGATGGACTCGCCGCCATCGGGAGAAATCGTGTGTCAGGAGATTGTAACCGATTCCACGCCGGTGAAGacggagaagaaaaaaaagcctAAAGGCGCCGAGAAGAGaccacagacagagaaacagaaggCGGCGTCCTGTGGTACGAAGGTGGACCTGCCTCCGCACATGGTGCGAGCCCACCAGGCGGCCTACGCCTACCTCAACCCCAACATCGCCAAGTACAACACCCTGCTGGGCCTGCTGGACCAGGCCGCCCAGACACACCTCTCCCTGCAGCCCATGATGGGCATCCTGGTGCATCGCTTCGAGGAGATCAACCAGGCTCTGGAGGAGATGGCCGAGGAGGGTGAGCTGATGATGAGGGAACACGGTGACTATATGGCCTGGCCCGCGACCGGTAAGACCGCCGGCCCATACGTCACGCCCGCCGTCGCGACCAACGTCCCTGACCCCCCTCCGGAcctcctgcagcagctgctccagCACTCCACGGAGCAGATGAAGCTGGAGGGAAGCTCCTTCCAGGCCATGGGGAACGCCaccctggaggagaaggtggattACTTCGCCTCCCTCTCCAGGCTGCTTTCAGACAAGCTGCGCACCAAGCGGGCAGCGGAGGGACGGCTGGTGCAGGTGTTGCTGCACGTGGAGCAGGCGACCATGAAGGGCTTCCACGGTGACGACATCACCACGACCAGCGAGGACAGCGGCATCGGCGGCGAGAACGAGTCCATGGCAGGGTCGGAGAGGCACCGCTGCCGTCACCGTGGCGGCAGCACCGGCTCGGGGAGCTGCGGGTCTGTGGGAAATGTCCGGGCCTTGCTCGACAGTCCGCCCAATCCATTCCAAAACCACTGGGGCCTTGAAGATGAAGAGatggaagaagaagatgaggaggaggaggaaaatgaagaggaggagtatGACAGGCCAGTGAGGAAGAGGTCCAACTCTTCGCCCCCGGATCCCAGCCGACCGCTTGCCAACGTGGCCTCTGAACACCCTCAGAACAGGCGACCCCTGACCGCGTTGAGCTCCACCCAACCAAAACGCTGTGCATCCGCCGGCGGTTCTGAGCCAATCAAGGAGCTGCAACAGAGCCAAAGAGACTTGGACCTGCGGATGAGGAACAGGAGAAGGGGCAGGGGAGACGGTGGATCTACTGAGCCTTACTGTAACTTGTCCAGGCGACAGCGACAGCGCTCTCTAAGTGGCTCCGGTGCCGATAGGGGTGCCTTCCAGCTCCCTGACGGACTACCAGTGGCAGGGTacgccccccgtcccccaggACGCAACTCTGTGAGGCGGCTGATCAACACGTTCAGCCAAGGGGTGGACGGGCGGCCGGGTCAGCAACTGGCCAACATCCCGCCTCACATcaagaggcccaggaggagcgGTGCCCTCCTTCTGCCAGACATAGGAACTGCAGACAAGATCAGCaatggcaacaacaacaacaacagctggCCAGACAGCAAGGACGACCTGGACGTGGACAGCctaccgccccccccaccagagGTTCTGATGGATGACTCCTTCCAGAGCACCGGTCAGAACCCCGGAAGACCCGTCACGTTCCCAAGGACCAGGCTGTCCCAGCGGCTGAGGGCTTCCGGGCAGAACGTCAACGTGCTTCCAAACCGCGCCACCGTGAGTCAGAATTCCGCCAAATCCACTAAGGCCACCAAACCGGACCCAGAGCAAGACCTGGACGACGACGACGTGGATCCAGAGAGAGCGACGTCCTCCACTCTGTACCAGCAGGCCCAGAAGATAATCCATCTGCGCAATGTGGCCGGTTCCCCCACCAGGAGGCGCCAGCACCTCCGTCAGCTGGACGCAGTGCCTCCGCATCACCACTGCACAGCAGCCCCCCTGCATGAGACCGGGTTCACTCAGTGCACCCCGCCCGTGACAGCACCGCCAGTCTCCAGGGTACGCCTACCGCCATCATGTCCCTCTGTGCACCGCCGGTACCCCAGCTCCCCCCAGACGGCGGGGTTGTCCCGACCGAGCTCGCCCAGAATGGCGGCCTCGTCAAGGCCGAGCTCCCCCAGGACGGTGGTGGTGTCAGCCGCGGACAACAACGACAGCGAGGAGATCGTTCCAATGGTGGCCTTCAGCACCGCCCGCTCCATCTTCTGTCAGAAGGAGAACCAGAGTGGACATGATTGGACCCCCTCCTCCGGCTCCACCCTGCCCAGACTCTGGGGAGACCCAGCCAGGGGCCGGCAGGCCGCACGGGTGGAGGCTGGAACAGGCTCCAGACGCACCCAATCAGAGCAGAGATCCAGTGTCAATAGCCAATTAGGGATGGACGCTAGAAG GACCAGCAGTCCTccagggagtggaggagggtgCCCTTTGGATTTTGGTGCCTTTTCCTGA
- the zgc:112001 gene encoding ankyrin repeat domain-containing protein 9 encodes MALSTHIPGMQINDNKPRKYFSLLFYQAVRDLKPVWMLEDMRTMETFYQEVDDTQRTYNPSEALLYAIVHDHQPYARYLLSHYTDEALSRPGERFCCCPSSAPHLAMTVRYDRRYILGLILQEVHRTKPSIPSYTRQGGCLHAGDGKTPLHLACELERPEAVTMLLGNGASPCVEDHQGRTPLDVLLARFREPSNVTPAERRRTLDNLLMFMPAGCHFKMKGVLGKEPDFWSKALGEATFQYLVGKTPAALVLSAMQTVLRQLSPARFPDSLLELPIPSSLKPLSLTPCSGPSRERSRMRFV; translated from the coding sequence ATGGCGTTGTCCACCCACATCCCCGGGATGCAGATCAATGACAACAAGCCACGGAAGTACTTCTCGCTACTATTCTACCAGGCCGTGCGGGACCTCAAACCCGTGTGGATGTTGGAGGACATGCGGACCATGGAGACGTTTTACCAGGAGGTCGACGACACCCAAAGAACTTACAACCCGTCCGAGGCACTGCTGTACGCCATAGTGCACGACCACCAGCCGTACGCCCGTTACTTGCTGAGCCACTACACCGACGAGGCGCTCTCTCGGCCCGGGGAGcggttctgctgctgcccctcgTCAGCCCCACATCTGGCAATGACTGTTCGCTACGACAGGCGGTACATCTTGGGTCTCATCCTGCAGGAAGTGCATCGCACCAAGCCGAGCATCCCTTCCTACACGCGCCAGGGGGGATGTCTGCACGCAGGTGACGGCAAAACGCCACTTCACTTGGCGTGTGAACTCGAGCGCCCCGAGGCTGTCACTATGCTCCTCGGCAACGGTGCGTCCCCGTGCGTGGAGGACCACCAGGGCAGGACCCCGCTAGACGTGCTGCTGGCACGCTTCAGGGAGCCCAGCAATGTGACACCGGCGGAAAGAAGACGAACTCTGGACAACTTGTTGATGTTCATGCCCGCCGGGTGTCACTTCAAAATGAAAGGCGTTCTCGGCAAGGAGCCGGACTTCTGGTCCAAGGCTCTCGGCGAGGCCACCTTTCAGTACCTGGTGGGGAAGACCCCCGCGGCGCTGGTCCTCTCCGCCATGCAGACTGTTCTCAGACAATTGAGCCCCGCGAGGTTTCCGGACAGCCTACTGGAGCTCCCCATCCCGTCCTCGCTGAAGCCGCTCAGTTTAACCCCCTGTTCCGGTCCTTCCCGCGAGAGATCGAGGATGAGATTTGTGTAG
- the lrfn2b gene encoding leucine-rich repeat and fibronectin type-III domain-containing protein 2, translating into MHDWTMESLLCRLLVLGATLAMAHACPKYCTCQNLSESLGTLCPAKGLLFVPPDIDRSTVELRLGGNYILRITQQDFANMTDLVDLTLSRNTIGYIQPFSFGDLETLRSLHLDNNRLTELGPDDLRGLVNLQHLILNNNQLGRVHDKALEDLAPALEDLDLSFNNLPSLPWDSVRQMVNLHQLSLDHNLLDFIPEGTFTDLERLARLDLTSNRLRKLPPDTIFARAQDSPVLTTPYAPQLSLSLGGNPLHCNCEMLWLRRLDRDDDLETCASPPTLKGRYFWYVREDEFTCRPPLITQHTHRLLVLEGQTASLRCEAAGDPVPTVHWISPDDRLLGNSSRTTLYPNGTLGIGITTSKDYGAFTCIAANVAGESTASVEVSIVQLPHLSNGTGQPAQPKSRLSDITGTSRVTKGAPKGPPEKVVSAAEVTAESALVQWTVSTTAPKVKMYQLQYNCSDDEVLIYRMIPSSSKAFLVTNLVSGTRYDLCVLAAWDDSATTLTATNVVGCTHFFTQDSFPTCRSLPSQLLGGTMILVVGGVIVATLVVFIVILMVRYKATDGDPHPSPGDDVVMATDKLSGGGGVSASHSQTNGGRLGHNGVLLPPSQSQTPPGKEPAPEPPFKVKTKVSLQDEVVEFRCGSLQSSLTTSSSSSSSAASSGGSLPRGGAGGGPRSPNSTLASIWRAAPARARPNLDHLLGAFSSLELRGGPQGRGPHTASSPAPAVSPGAAADGKPPTDRDPLLGRTLDSRLSRLLMLDPRPPKRSQSFDMGDVAAANANTNASSAPASSYPRRLSSIWTKRSLSVNGMLLQCDEEASGDTGGSKGTIDSNDWVMESTV; encoded by the exons ATGCATGACTGGACCATGGAGAGCCTCCTCTGCCGTCTGCTGGTTCTGGGGGCCACGTTGGCGATGGCCCACGCCTGCCCCAAGTACTGCACCTGCCAGAACCTGTCAGAGTCCCTGGGGACCCTGTGCCCCGCCAAGGGCCTCCTGTTCGTGCCCCCGGACATCGACCGCAGCACGGTGGAGctgcgtctgggcgggaactacatCCTGCGCATCACCCAGCAGGACTTCGCCAACATGACGGACCTGGTGGACCTGACGCTGTCCCGCAACACCATCGGCTACATCCAACCCTTCTCCTTCGGGGACCTGGAGACGCTGCGCTCGCTCCACCTGGACAACAACCGGCTGACGGAGCTGGGGCCCGACGACCTGCGCGGGCTGGTCAACCTGCAGCACCTCATCCTCAACAACAACCAGCTGGGCCGCGTCCACGACAAGGCGCTGGAGGACCTGGCGCCGGCGCTGGAGGACCTGGACCTGTCCTTCAACAACCTGCCCTCGCTGCCCTGGGACTCGGTGCGGCAGATGGTGAACCTGCACCAGCTCAGCCTGGACCACAACCTGCTGGACTTCATCCCCGAGGGGACCTTCACCGACCTGGAGCGGCTGGCCCGGCTGGACCTCACCTCCAACCGGCTGCGCAAGCTGCCGCCGGACACCATCTTCGCCCGCGCCCAGGACTCGCCGGTGCTGACCACGCCCTACGCCCCCCAGCTGTCGCTGAGCCTGGGCGGCAACCCGCTGCACTGCAACTGCGAGATGCTGTGGCTGCGGCGGCTGGACCGCGACGACGACCTGGAGACCTGCGCCTCGCCGCCCACGCTGAAGGGCCGCTACTTCTGGTACGTCAGGGAGGACGAGTTCACCTGCCGGCCGCCCCTCATCACCCAGCACACCCACCGCCTCCTGGTGCTGGAGGGCCAGACGGCCAGCCTCCGCTGCGAGGCCGCGGGGGACCCCGTGCCCACCGTCCACTGGATCTCCCCCGACGACCGGCTGCTGGGCAACTCGTCGCGCACCACCCTCTACCCCAACGGCACGCTGGGCATCGGCATCACCACCTCCAAGGACTACGGCGCCTTCACCTGCATCGCGGCCAACGTGGCGGGCGAGTCCACCGCCTCGGTGGAGGTGTCCATCGTCCAGCTGCCGCACCTCAGCAACGGCACGGGGCAGCCGGCCCAGCCCAAGTCCCGCCTCTCCGACATCACCGGCACCAGCCGCGTCACCAAGGGGGCCCCCAAGGGCCCGCCGGAGAAGGTGGTGTCGGCGGCGGAGGTGACGGCGGAGTCGGCGCTGGTGCAGTGGACGGTGAGCACCACGGCGCCCAAGGTGAAGATGTACCAGCTGCAGTACAACTGCTCCGACGACGAGGTGCTCATCTACAG gaTGATCCCGTCCTCCAGCAAGGCCTTCCTGGTGACCAACCTGGTGTCGGGCACACGCTACGACCTGTGTGTGCTGGCGGCGTGGGACGACAGCGCCACCACGCTGACCGCCACCAACGTGGTGGGCTGCACCCACTTCTTCACGCAGGACAGCTTCCCCACCTGCCGCTCGCTGCCCAGCCAGCTGCTGGGGGGTACCATGATCCTGGTGGTGGGCGGCGTGATCGTGGCCACGCTGGTGGTCTTCATCGTCATCCTCATGGTGCGCTACAAGGCCACCGACGgggacccccacccctcccccgggGACGACGTCGTCATGGCGACCGACAAGctgagcggcggcggcggggtgaGCGCCAGCCACTCCCAGACCAACGGCGGGCGGCTGGGCCACAACGGCGTGCTGCTGCCCCCGTCCCAGAGCCAGACCCCCCCGGGCAAGGAGCCCGCCCCCGAGCCCCCCTTCAAGGTGAAGACCAAGGTGAGCCTGCAGGACGAGGTGGTGGAGTTCCGGTGCGGCTCGCTGCAGAGCAGCctgaccacctcctcctcctcctcctcctcggccgcCTCCTCGGGGGGCTCGCTGCCCCgcgggggggccggcggcggcCCCCGCAGCCCCAACAGCACGCTGGCCAGCATCTGGAGGGCGGCGCCCGCCCGGGCCCGGCCCAACCTGGACCACCTGCTGGGGGCCTTCTCCTCCCTGGAGCTGCGGGGGGGGCCGCAGGGCCGCGGGCCCCACACCGCGAGCAGCCCGGCGCCCGCGGTGTCCCCGGGGGCCGCGGCCGACGGGAAGCCCCCCACGGACCGGGACCCCCTGCTGGGCCGGACACTAGACTCGCGGCTCAGCCGGCTGCTGATGCTggacccccggccccccaaGAGGAGCCAGTCCTTCGACATGGGGGACGTGGCGGCCGCTAACGCTAACACAAACGCAAGCAGTGCGCCGGCTAGCAGCTACCCGCGGCGGCTCAGCAGCATCTGGACTAAGAGGAGCCTGTCGGTGAACGGGATGCTGCTGCAGTGCGACGAGGAGGCCAGCGGGGACACGGGGGGCAGCAAGGGCACCATAGACAGCAACGACTGGGTCATGGAGAGCACCGTCTAG